The window AAAAGAAAGATGGTTTAGAAGTCGAGAAAATTATAATGATAACAAAGTAATTAATTAGCCGGTTTATAACCGTTAATCAACTTGGATCCATAAACTCAACCCTCAAagtgtaaataaaattttaaaaccgtGGGGAAAGCATGGAAGATGACTCATCCACCCGCTAAAGTGTTTCAATTTCAAGTTCCCAAATTAAAGGGTGCAATAAGTCGACAAGCATGTGGCAAAGTGTTGGAATGTCGACTACGTGTTGCCTTCCGATTCGTGGAATCCAAATTCAACAAGTGGCAGCCGCGAAAAGGAAAATGAATATGCTAAATTGCGAAACCAGCACGCAGATTTACACAACCAGCTTTGACTTTACATTAGTTGTtaatcttctttctttttcttaatccagttaatatttaattaaacatttACTTAAACCCTTGTTTAATGCAAAAACTTCactatataaaatattgatgagaTTCAAAGGATTAAATATCAATCATCTAATTCATAGCGGTGGATTCAGaaaatttttcttctttaaagtAAGATGAAGTTCGCACACTACTTTTACAAATTGGTCTTGACTCCCTACCCTGCCTCGGCCTTTTAGAGGCATTTAGTTAAACCGTTTGAGCCATACTCAAAGGATACCATGAACTGAATATTGGACCACTTCATGTATAAGAATAGTGGGAAGTGAGAGCATTTGCATGCTTGGTTTTGATGCATAATTAATgtgttaaatatatatatatatatatatatatataatttttttacaatcgatataatctacactaaggggagagaggtgtgcttagcctcacaataggctaacaataatgtagtttaaattcgcctttgacgataatcaaacctaagatctctcacttaccagtgaagaatgaagagaaataatactagactgtaatactaagtgacaaatAATATTAACTATTCATAATTTCTTAGTCATTGTTCATCTATCTTTTGTTCGTCATGGCCTCTTTCTCCATCTTTCTCCTCGTCCTCTACTCCAAATCCCAGCGTCATGAACTTCGTCAAACTATCCGATTCTAACTATAATGAATGTGATGTTATGTTATAATCTATATAATCAATGTACTTGGTTTCAATGAAGCAATTGGGGATTGGTGCCTAATCATGTGAGGGTCACATGCTGGGTTTTGAGCTTTCAACCTATTCATGTGCAATTGTACATGCATGAGTTGTATTAAGAACAAAACACAGCCATTAAGTATGTGTTTTTACCTCTTTGGTTTTTAATAATAGCATCTTAATTTGGGattaatagtgttttttttcATTGTAATATGGACTTTAATCAAACACCAATTTGAAGTTTCATAAGAGGCCCATTGGAGAAAGTCTCGGCCACAACTTAGATAGAATACCCAACCCAATAACCTCACTTTCACTATTCATCTTTCAGCCCAAATGTGAAGtacttttcaatttattcattTTCCAGCTGAAAAGATCAATAAAAATaagagtttttatcacaaatagtctTTGAAATTGAGCCTcatcatcaagatggtccctgaaattgaaaattaatcaatGCAATCTCTAaaaataggtgtcacaaatcaaAGTGGTTCTTCTGTCACAATTTAGAtaaaaattctgttaagtgctaatgtggcacataaatggatcTTATAAGTcatttttctcacaaatggtccttgaaattgacccgcgacatcaaaatggtccatgaaattGACCCGCGACAttaaaatggtccctaaaattgaaaatcgatcaatgtagtctcGCAAGTCAGTCTCctaaatcaatgtagtcattccATCAATATTCTATCAAAACTCTGTTATGTGTTGGTGTGACACATAAATAGGTCAAACAAGTCtaagtaaatttgaaaaaaaaaatttacaaataggtttaataatttaatagttaataaaaagttgTCAACCTAAAAATGTCATGCAGTCACCTCTGATCTCAGTCCACATTCCTCTACCTCCTTCATTGTCCATTctccaaaaaaatatatctcaatacacccatctttacacacttcgacACACTTCACCAAATTGAACCTAGATCAACATCACCCTTGATGACAGCTTGGCTGATTAATAACGACTTCTGGAATATAACCGttaacatttaggcgatcaacatcctcacaaccttaatcttggagagcttgttcggCGCTTCCCTAGTGGTCTGATGACTCAAAGAACAGTGACGTTTGTGTTATGATAATAAGGTTATAACCGAGGTGCATCTATTGTGGGTTTaaactatttccaaaccccCTCTTAGACCTTGGTGAAGCCTTGTGCTTTTGAAAATTTATGGAATGGATTTCTCTTCAGAGTAGGccctactataagaaaaaaaatttcattgtggCAGAAAGATTATACTGATTTGCGACatttattttcaaggactacattcatcgattttcaatttcagagatcATTTTGATGGTGTGtgttaatttcagggaccatttgtgataaaaactcgtGAATCTTGtggggcccatttatgtgccacatcagcacttaacggaatttttaacagaattgtgacatAAGGATCACATTGATTTataacacctattttcagggactacattgattgattttcaatttcaagatcCATCTTGATGATGagagtcaatttcaaggactatttgtgataaaaatcctaaaaataaatatatgcgATGCCTAGGACATTTTGGGATGGATACAGATCGGTTtgattcggttttttttttttttttgaaaaaatgcaACTTTTAATTTTCACACCTTTTTGCAGACGCGGTAAGGATAATATTCCAAGTCATTTAGAAACAGTAATACCATTTATTGAGTCAAATGAGtagtttttattgaatttttaacTTGAAAGCTAAAAACTACTAGCAGACAGCCCACCCCTTTCCTCTAActtttagattgaataaatcaaataaaaatcaagAGACAAACAAACAGAAACGTACGCAAGAAGAAAATGAGTGTTCGACAATCATCTCCCACCAAAAAGCTAGGGCTTCTAgtttgagaaataaaaaaaaaaattgatgaagcAAAGAATGCAATACAAAAGAAGGTCATTATTCATTAAGACACCAATCTTCCTACTAAACGATCTAAATGTGAACCAATGAATAAATTTTGCCATATCTAACCAGAAAAGTGACAAAAATATAGTCTTCTCGTCTTTTGCCCTGTTTAACCAAGGCAATTAACCTGGAATCAGTCTCCCACACAGCGAAAGTTTCCGAGTGGCACAAATCATTAAATTACAGGCAAAAACCACCATGGCCGGGCAAAGCATGACGAGAGAGACTATTAGGGCGgggagcgagagagagagaaagagagagagagagagagcaaaagaGAGAAGAGTATACAAGGGCTAATTACAAAGGGACTACATTTTTATCCTTTTTCCAAAGATGACAGATGGGAGGGAATATATATAGGATGAAGAAACATATATAAATCCGAGAAACATGAGCATGTTTCTACACAAGCAATGGGCACAGGCCGAAGGGACTGATGTAGTCCCAGCCACAACGAACCCAATGTTTTGCTATGCACTTTCCCCTGGAAGATGACCCACAATCCCAAGATTGTTGGCGTATTTGGGCTTCCACTCAGTCCTTCCCCTCACAATCTCGGCCCCCTCCTCGAGTCGAAGCATGTGCTGGCACTCCACCCCGCCATTACTTCCCAGGTTGCCGATATCAGCACCTGAGACTGCAGTCAGCGACTGAAGCACACTGTCCCTCCCACACTCCCTCCTATACTCCAGAGTCAAAGAAGAGAGCTCATGACTCTCCAGAATTGGTAAGGGAGCACTCTGCATCAACCAAAATCGTCtttcagttaaaaaaaatgatcattatCCATCCAAAATCTCGATGTAACACGCCGACTAATTACTTTCCGGCTTGGTATATAAGTTCAACTTAAACTCAGAATCTGCAAACCTACTGGTACAACTTcaactaatgaaaagaaaaaaaattcacagaCAGAAGTCTACCTCGAGGATCCAGCCAATGTACTTCACATTATTAACGTGCTGATTGACATCTAAATCACTCCACCTTGGCTGCAAATAGAGGGGAAAagaacataaaaagaaaatccTTCATAGTGAGTAAGCAGCTAAAAGAAACGCATTAGAATTCAGTGCAAAGATGATAGACTTACAGTTAAACCAGAGCGAACAAAGTCCGCTCTTTTGTCGTCAAGTTTTGGCAGTTTCCTGCCATCTTCCTCCACAATAGGAGGAGAATTCATAAAAAAAGACTCTATTTCACCTCGAACTTCATCAGGCATCTTTGATAATCTCCTCGTCACTTTATTCATCATCACCCACACACTGCAAAAGCAACGGCGAAAACAACGGCCGTACCAATCCCAGTCAGTTACTCTTTAAAACACCATTTAATTGTGAAAGAGCGCTAAATTGTTAAATAATATAGAAAACACTTCTTAGATCTAACTGTAACTAAGGAAAAGGCATAACAATTACCTGGAGGCTCTTGTTAGAATTTGGCCAGTTTTCAAATCCTGGATTATCCAATCACGACGCATTCCATTCTTCCCAGAGGCACTAACCCAAGTGTCAACTTGAACAATGTCACCCCTGCAAGAAAGAAACTATTTGAGTCTATAACCATGATATTCCAatcaaattaatgaaataacAAATTCTCCCATTCAAGGATAAATATAGTCATCTGCTAAAACAGATGGTATACAACTTGTCAATTTAACCTAGTTGGGCATAGAAATGGTGGATTAGTGCAACTTAATTATGTTCCCAAAATCGTCGATACTTTAACACTCATTCTTGTATTGGGAATTTGAATAGTTAGCTTCTGCCTCTAGCATCTTCCTCTTCTAAAACCAAAAATCAACTCGCCAGAATCGGAATGCAAATGGATATGAATACATCAACAGGCTCATAATCAAAATCTTTGTGCCAAAAATCATTACAACATACAAAGACAAGAGAAAATAGGTAGCATTCAGACGTTGAATGCCCAGTGAAGAGAAAAGaagaatattaataaaaattagcTCCACATATCTACTAATAACATTTTGAATTAATGTTATAAATTAATAATGCATCAACAGCGTGCTTGTGCTTTTTACGAATATCAAATTGAATAGTAACCTTTGAAGTGTCCCCACCGCTATTCAAGCTAATCTTAAAATTGTATAGAATTCATACAATACATAATAGCAAGGCAGCACCaataaaaattccaaaataTTGTTTAGTTATTAAAGTCAAAATCCATAAATGAACAAGTGACcaggaaaaataaaacttgaatGACATATCTGGTAGAAGAGCAAAATGCATGTGTGATGTTTTGACTTACCAAGTAGGATAGCGGTCTACCACAACCTGCATTTTCGTTACCACCCATATCAGGTTTCTTACAGTCATCTCTGGAGTTGAACCAAAGCCATCTCCCAGAAGCCCAGCAGTCTTAACATGATTAAGTGCTGTTTCCTGCAGCCCGAAAAGAAAAGTAGTTAATGACAAAGCCAGTCAAGAAAAAATGCACTCAACCTCGAGAACATGAAACCAGTCACAGAACATGCATTTTGTGCTTTAATCTCTCTAGCTACAAACTGAAGAATTTGTCAAAAACTATAAACAGAGAAATTGAATTTGTCAAAAACCTGTAAATGATTCATTAACGTCTCTATTGAAGCCGTACGATCAGCACCTATTTCATATGATCTAATTGAGAAGTTCTGGCGAAAGACAAGACCATCCTGAACAATTCGTCCTAGACCAAATGGGTCAATGAGCATGTCAGGCCGCTTGGGTTTCCAATCAAGCATCGTCCATTGCTTCTCTGCAGCCAAGAAGATTGTGGTAATAGCAGCAAGGAGCACACTCCAGTCAGGTAATTGGTTAATGAAAGTCCGTGCAGGAGGGGATGAGATGTCATCCCCATGCTTCCCACTTTCCACAGTTGCCAAACCAACGCTAGTTCCATTTATCTTTGGAGGGGCTTGAGCATTTACCTTTACCTGCAAACCACCCGATGCAGATTTCGATTTGAGTCCTAAATTGGCCGACCCAAGCTTGGCGTTCTTGGTGCTAGAGCCTGAGTTGGGAGAAGAAACCGGAAAGAATGACGAAGTAGCGGCAGTGGCAACCATGATGACAATTGGATCAGAGCAAAGAGTCACCGATCAGAGCACTGTAACAGTAAAATTCGAAATTTGTCAATGTAATTTCACAAGGGAAtacaaaaataatgaaatcttcAGAAATACGCTCAGAATGCCAGCATGTTACTACTGCACTGCAGAACACCATCGACACAAGAACACCGAAGTTAACGTAATTACAACAAAAACTGAGAACAATTTCCTTCCTTGACAAATTAGGCCAAAAACATCACCTGATTCTGTTTCCAGAATGCAACGAAAAATACAAAAGAATTTGTGCTGTGCACTTATccatttttggtttgtttgttaGGGAAAAGCAGTCTAGAAGACAACCCAATTCAGAAACTTAAAAAAGACTCCACATTCACAATTTGAAAAACATATTCTCCCTTACGGAACCGAAAAACCAAGgaacgaaaaataaaaaatattctaACCGCATAAGATATTAGCAATTAAATTTTCAGCATACGTTTCAATCATCAATGATTGAGTATTACCCAAAACGAAAACACGAAAAATTAACCTAAacttatggagaaaaaaaagaggataAGTAGCTCAAATTATAAAACTTAATCAGAAATTAATCCGTctccaaaaaatataatttagaaaACACAATGATTGATACAGCTAATGCCCACAAAATTGAAGACTTTCGGAATATATGCAGAGAAAATCAAGGCAGATCTGAGCTtttgcatcaacacacatccagTGAGAAATGACACAAACATTTCATATGCCATACAAATGTTTCACAACACGAAAATAGAACCATTTTTCCACTTCGTTTCTTCAAGCAAACAAATTTTCTTCCttgtctgtttggttgccgagaaaatgcagaaacgaaaagaaaaataatcaaaatttcaaaacatttcatgTAGATCTCCGTTTTTAACGGCCGGAGATAACACCTCCCCCTCAAACCAAACGAAAAACAGAAATAAACGCAGCAACAAACAACAcccacattcattcattctgtCTTACCTCAACtgtctcggcaaccaaacagacgCCTCCGGAAAAAATTGAAAGGCTTTCTGGACCTCCTTCTGCCCTCACTTCAACCAAACAAACTCGAATCTAGAGCACAGGGAAGGGCAATTGCGTCATTCCGGATCGTCGAAACCTCTATTTCAGCgtaatttctagggtttccgatTCTCCTTCGTTGGCGGTGGTGGCGTTTCTTTTAGcttttgagagagaaagtgtagagagagagagagagagaggagggggatTTTAGGGCCAGCGGTTTTGTGGGTGGTGGGGAACTGGCTTCCAGCGAGGGACTTTAATATATAGTATCCACCTGGCTCTGATTAATCCCGCCTCATGCCAGTTCAACTTCCAAGCTTCTTCCCCCAACAACACtaattttctcctttttatttaCGTCTTTGCCCCTCCCTCCCacccttttttggttttttacttttgtttttgttaatcgaATTTATTAATTTGCCAACAATTATTGTTGAGTTCGTTTTTGGTTCATAATAATTGTTGTGTCACTGTTATTTGGGGGGGCCAACATTAATATTGTTGGGTTGAGAGCCACCTCTTAAGTTTACCAAATTGCACGAATTTCCGTTATGGTGAGGTTTTATGTGAACGTCAGActtataaggataaaataaactCTTGATGATATACTCGTGGTATCCTTGCTATGCATTTAAAGTACAAATTTCTTTTATAGATAAGATAAATTGAAAGTAAAATATTACTTATAAGGCCAAACAAACATTAATGTCTTAAAATGGCATTTTCACTCTCGCATTTGAAACTTAGATAAATAACATCTTCGTGAAGGATAACAATAGCAATTCTCTTATTACTTTTTGAAATGCTTCACTTTTACAATAATCGTATAGGAAATAACGGATGCATTAGGTGTTGCTATCTATACACCTATTTTATCTTACacatctttcttaattttcgacCATCAGATTAAATGatatgaagaagatcaatggacaaaatttaacaataatatatgagaagtaaaaaaatgatGTGTTAATAGCACTAACACATATTATTGAGTAGTTTAATATCACCATCACTTTTGTTCAAAATTTGTAACATGTCTTTTTTTCAAGGGTGTAAAAAGAGCAATTTGGTCCCTCCCCTCGAATTCATAATTTGAAACGATAGCCATCCTTTCACAGTAGAACAACGTTAAACTTGTATGACCAGCCATCTTGTAACTTCCAAAAGTTGACAAGAACATGATCATCATCATAGCCTTGtagtataatattttttatttaaaaaaaaaaaaaaaaaactcagaatTTGTATTTTGGATTATATATTGGTTGAACTACGTATTAGGTcgatgtcaaatttgaacacTACATCCATGATATCCATCTCCGAAATTGATGGTAGTAGCTCAACCATCAATTGTTTACTAAATTAACACTTGAATTGCCTCCTCAATTTGCCCTTGACCTCCTTGTTTGGTGTGCTGAATGAGAAATGTTGTGATCAATTAAAATGGACTTAAGTCTAATCCATTGTTTGTTATGTCAAAATGTGAGATGGACATGACTGAACATGATGAGTTATGAATTCACAATAGAGTAAGTTATCTAACTTATTCTTATACGTGAGTTACAAGTGATGTCATACAAGTTTATGTCAATCCAACACTATCCGTAAGGTCCAATCTCATCGAGCCTACCAAACGTGCCTCGAAAATGTTATAGACCAAAGGAATAACATTCACTCTgaaatatgtatgtgtgtgtgtgtgtacatatatataaacatggttttgactTGTGATATGATTATATGTGTCATGTTATTTGAGGTCTTCATAAACCAGTTTAGTTCAAAAAGTAGACCATTTTAATTCTTCCATCGGCCATCCTCCATCAGCCATCCCCTTAACCCAACCACattacctttttattttattttgtcatccTATCTATaaacttcaatttaaaatatgtgTATTGTTGAAAAAAGTTGATGTATTAGATAGAAAGAATACTTTCTGTATTTCTGTTTtcttaatgaagaagaaattacaACTGAGTATATATACACTTTGCTAAATAAACTTAGTGACTAATGACCACTAGATTAGCATCTAATAACAGAGATTAGTTACAACCAAATTACAGCtgtgaaaacataaaaatatctAATGATGAGGTGTCCCTTTACCCTCCCTCAAGCTAAGCGGAGGATCACCGAGAGAAAGCTTGAACTGCAGTAGCTTGAATCGGGCCTTAGACAGGGCCTTGGTATGAATGTCAGCAATCTGATGATGGGTACTAATATGAAGAACCTGAATCAGATTTGCTAAAACAAGTTCGCGAATGTAATGATAGTCAAGTTCCACATGCTTTGTGCAAGCATGGAAAACTGGATTAGAAGCCAGAGAAATGGCAGAAACATTATCACACCAGAGTTTAGGAACCTGCCTGAGAGGAAAAAGGACATCCTGTAAAAGTTTACAGATCCAGGTCAATTCGGCAGCTGTGTGAGCAAGGGAcctatattcagcctctgtcgaCGATCTAGCAACAGTGTGTTGCTTCTTGGCACTCCAACTAATCAGATTGGGACCAAGATACACGCAATAACCACTGGTTGATCGTCTGTCAAAGGGGCAgccagcccaatctgcatccGAATAGGCTGTAAGATGTAAGGGACCGGGCTTGAACCACAGACCTTGAGTAATAGAACCTTGGAGAAATCGCAAGATGTGTTTGACGGCTTGAAGGTGAGGTTCGCGCGGACAATGGAGAAATTGGCAGACTTGGTTTACAGCAACGAGATATCTGGTCGTGTCCAAGTAAGATACTGAAGGGCACCTACAATAGATCTGTACTCCTTGGGATTGGGTAGTAAAGAACCAGTGTGATCCAATTTAACTGAGCCAAGAGGAGTAGAACATGGTTTGCAGCCATCCATATTTGTTTTAACAAGTAAATCAAGAGCATACTTGCCTTGAGACAAAAATAAGCCACT of the Pyrus communis chromosome 1, drPyrComm1.1, whole genome shotgun sequence genome contains:
- the LOC137742554 gene encoding palmitoyl-acyl carrier protein thioesterase, chloroplastic-like, which gives rise to MVATAATSSFFPVSSPNSGSSTKNAKLGSANLGLKSKSASGGLQVKVNAQAPPKINGTSVGLATVESGKHGDDISSPPARTFINQLPDWSVLLAAITTIFLAAEKQWTMLDWKPKRPDMLIDPFGLGRIVQDGLVFRQNFSIRSYEIGADRTASIETLMNHLQETALNHVKTAGLLGDGFGSTPEMTVRNLIWVVTKMQVVVDRYPTWGDIVQVDTWVSASGKNGMRRDWIIQDLKTGQILTRASSVWVMMNKVTRRLSKMPDEVRGEIESFFMNSPPIVEEDGRKLPKLDDKRADFVRSGLTPRWSDLDVNQHVNNVKYIGWILESAPLPILESHELSSLTLEYRRECGRDSVLQSLTAVSGADIGNLGSNGGVECQHMLRLEEGAEIVRGRTEWKPKYANNLGIVGHLPGESA